The DNA sequence AACCTCAATGGGCGGGACAAGACGGCCATTGTGGTGTACGACATCGCCGAAGGCAGGGAGGTGGAGGAGATCTTCGCCAACAAGGACAACGACGTCTATGGCCTGAACTACAGCCGCAAGCGCAAGGTGCCCACCATGGTCACCTGGACCGGCGCCAAGGAGCAGCGGCACTTCCTGGATGCGGAGACCAAGGCCCGCTACGACAAGGTGGCCTCCAAGTTCAAGGACCTGGAGTACTGGTTCTATGGGGAGAACGACGACGAGACCATGTTCATGGTATGGGCGGGCAGCGACCGCGACCCGGGCAGCTATTACTTCTATGACACCGCCACCGGCGAACTGGAGAAGGTGGCCGACCTGCGCCCCTGGATCGACCCCGCGCAGATGGCCGAGATGAAGCCGATCCAGTACAAGAGCCGCGACGGGCTGACCATCCACGGCTACCTCACCCTGCCCAAAGGCCGCGCCGCCAAGAACCTGCCGGTGGTGATCAACCCCCATGGCGGGCCCTGGGCACGCGATGAGTGGGGCTTCAACCCCGAGGTGCAGTTGCTGGCCAACCGTGGATACGCCGTGTTGCAGATGAACTTCCGCGGCAGCACAGGCTATGGCCGCGCCTTCTGGGAAGCCAGCTTCAAGCAATGGGGCCGCACCATGCAGGACGACATCACCGACGGGGTGAAGTGGCTCATCGCCGAAGGCATCGCCGACCCGGACCGCGTGGCCATCTATGGCGGCAGCTATGGCGGCTACGCCACGCTGGCGGGCATCACCTTCACGCCGGAACTGTACGCCGCTGCCGTGGACTATGTGGGCGTAAGCAACATGTTCACCTTCATGAACACCGTGCCCCCCTACTGGGAACCCTTCAAGAAGATGATGTACGAGATGGTGGGCGACCCCGTGGCCGACAGTGTGCTGCTGCGCGAGGTGTCACCGGTCTTCCATGTGGAGAACATCCGCTGCCCGCTCTTCATCGCCCAAGGTGCCACCGACCCGCGCGTGAACAAGGACGAGAGCGATCAGGTGGTGGAGGCCTTGCGCGCCCGCGGCGTGGAGGTGCAGTACCTGGTGAAGGACAATGAGGGCCACGGCTTCCGCAATGAGGAGAACCG is a window from the Flavobacteriales bacterium genome containing:
- a CDS encoding S9 family peptidase produces the protein MISLNSCGDSAQPMAEAPPPRVDMKDLFKNPEKASFRISPDGKYISYRAPWKNRMNIFVQARGSSDAVQVTRDTIRDVGGYFWKGDRIIYSRDINGDENFIVFSAAIDGGDVKALTPQQGVRAGTLDVLHNIPGHEQHIIVQMNQRNPQVFDPYLVNVNTGEIKPLYANVENYEGWLTDHTGTIRIAYKTDGTDQVMFHRASEKEPFKEFMRTSFKDSFQPLFFTFDNKNLYASSNLNGRDKTAIVVYDIAEGREVEEIFANKDNDVYGLNYSRKRKVPTMVTWTGAKEQRHFLDAETKARYDKVASKFKDLEYWFYGENDDETMFMVWAGSDRDPGSYYFYDTATGELEKVADLRPWIDPAQMAEMKPIQYKSRDGLTIHGYLTLPKGRAAKNLPVVINPHGGPWARDEWGFNPEVQLLANRGYAVLQMNFRGSTGYGRAFWEASFKQWGRTMQDDITDGVKWLIAEGIADPDRVAIYGGSYGGYATLAGITFTPELYAAAVDYVGVSNMFTFMNTVPPYWEPFKKMMYEMVGDPVADSVLLREVSPVFHVENIRCPLFIAQGATDPRVNKDESDQVVEALRARGVEVQYLVKDNEGHGFRNEENRFEFYEAMDKFLDEHIGSGYKPKAKAA